The window AAGCTGTCCGAAGAGAACTCCTCCTACGGTGCTGGCTACGAAGGCGACAAGACCTAAGCCTATGATCTTTATGGTGGCTGGGGTCAGAAAATCCCCGGCGTTCATAGTAGCTCCGACGGAAAGACCTAGGAAGACCGTAGTAATGTTCAGGATCTCGTTCTGCGCCGCCTGGCTCAGCCTTTCGGTGACACCACACTCCCTGATAAGGTTTCCGAACATAAGGATACCTATAAGAGGAACGGACATAGGAAGAAGCAGTCCCGCTGCAACTGTGCAAACTATGGGGAACAGGATCTTCTCCGTCTTGCTTACAGGTCTGAGACCGTCCATTCTGATGGCTCTATCCGCTTTAGTGGTGAACATCTTTATTATAGGTGGCTGGATAAGGGGAACCAGCGACATATAGCTGTAGGCCGCCACAGCCACAGCTCCCAGTATCTGAGGTGCCATCTTCATGGTCAAGTAGATGCTGGTAGGACCGTCAGCACCACCGATAATGGCGATAGACGCCGCCTCTTTGACCGAGAAACCCATCATCATAGCCCCGAAAAGAGCTATAAAAACCCCAAACTGTGCGGCGGCACCGAGGAGAAATGTGATGGGGTTAGCCATAAGAGGGGCGAAGTCGGTGAGAGCACCGATGCCCATGAAGATTATTACCGGGTATATCTCGTGTTCGGTGCCGAAAAAAACGTACCTTAAAAATCCACCCTGATCCATAATCCCCGAAAGAGGGAGGTTGACCAATACACAACCAAAGGCTATCGGCACCAGCAGTAGGGGTTCGAAGTTTTTTACGATGGCCAGATACAGGAAGGTAAAGGCCACCAGGAGCATGACGACATTGCCCCAGGTCAACGCAGCGAATCCGGACTCGCCAAAGACCTTCGCCAGCGACTGAAGATACAGCTCCATGGCCCTCGCCTCTCCGTTAGCCGATCACGGCAAGGACGTCGCCGCTGTTTACCGTCGCGCCCTCTTTCGCTGCCATCTGGGTTATGGTCCCACCGCAGGGGGCTACGATCTCGTTCTCCATTTTCATGGCCTCAAGGATCATTATGACGTCACCAGCGGATACGGACGTACCCTGAGAGGCGATCACCCTGAGAACCTTTCCAGGCATAGGAGCGGTCACCGATTCACCACCACCACCACCAGCGGCGGGGGCAGGGGCAGGAGCAGGAGCGGCCTTAGGGGCGGGGGCAGCAGGCTTCGGTGCAGGGGCGGAAGCAGGAGCGGAAGGCGCTGCCGCTACAGGAGCGGCAACCTGCTCCCCTGCTCCAAGACTCTCAACCTCAACATCATAGGCGGTTCCGTTTACCGTTACTCTGTATTTATCCGACATGATAAAATCCATCCTCCTGTATATTAGCTACGCCCACCGATATTCCACGGTGAGCGGTCCAGACCCTCTAATCCCTCAAAGCGCCCCCAGCTGGTCCAGCTGTCCAAGCTTCCCTCTGTCTGAGGCTTTACGCTTAAAATCCTGAAACCTCCGCCAATTTTAGCGACAAGAGCCCCTGTTATAGCCGCAACTATCTCGTCTGAAACTCCTGAGCTGGACGATATAGGCTGAGTCGCCGGGGTAGCCGGATTTTTTTTAGTCACCGCCGTCGAGGGCTTAGGGGCGGAAGACCCTAATTTAGCCTCGACGACAAACCTGATCCCGTATATTATGGCGGTTAACCCCAGAAGGACCATAAAGACTATGCTGAAAGCGATAAAAGATAGGGAAATCGCTCCCCCTGCTCCCTCAAAAACACCGTTCATATCAAGGCCTCGTTTCCTAGTGAGGCATTACGCCGTGTTTTTTCCGAGGAGGCGATTTACGCTTTGTCCTGTTGGACTGAAGGGCTAAGATAATCTCCTGTCGAGTTTCCTCCGGGAGGATTACTTTATCGACCAATCCTCTGCTGGCGGCCTGGTAGGGGTTGGCGAAGGCCACCTCGTACTCGTCGATTTTCTTCTGCCTCATAGCCTGCTGATCCTCCGCAGCGGCGATCTCTTTGCGGAAGATGATGTTGGCTGCACCCTCTGCACCCATAACGGCTATCTGGGCCTGAGGCCACGCCAAGACGGTGTCTGCACCTAAGGATTTAGCACACATACCCAGGTATGCTCCTCCGTAGGCCTTGCGAAGCACGACGGAGATAAGGGGAACGGTAGCCTCACTGTAGGCGTACAGGAGCTTCGCTCCGTGGCGAATGATTCCGCCCCATTCCTGACTCTTTCCAGGCAGGTAGCCGGGAACGTCGATCAACGTAACTATAGGGATGTTGAAAGCGTCGCAGTGCCGTATAAACCTGCTGGCCTTGTCTGAGTTGTCTATGTCAAGACAACCAGCCATGTTGTTGGCCTGGTTGGCCACGATACCGACGGACTGACCACCGAAAGATGCGTAGCCTATCACTACGTTTCTAGCCCACATAGGCTGAACCTCTACGAACTTGCCGTCGTCGACTATTTTGGAGATAACGTCCCTGACGTCGTAAGCCTTGTTGGGGTTTGTGGGGACGATATTTCTCAGATCCAGCTCCGCCCTGTTGGGGCTGTCGGAGGTCTTTTTTAAAGGAGCGTCACACATGTTATTGCTGGGAAGAAAGCCGAGAACCTCCCTGATCTGGTTGAAGCACTGGGTCTCGTCGTCGGCGAAGAAGTGGGCGTTTCCGGAGCGGCTGTTGTGGGTCATAGCCCCACCGAGCTCCTCACTGGTGACCTCTTCCCCGGTTACGGCCTTTATGACCGCAGGTCCGGTTATATGCATAATTCCGGTCTTGTTCACCATAAAGATGTAGTCCGTAAGAGCAGGGCTATACACAGCTCCACCGGCGGTGGGTCCTACGATAACCGAGATCTGAGGGACAACACCGCTGGCCTGGGTGTTTTTATAAAAAATCTCGCCGTACCCGTTAAGGGAGTCGACGGCCTCCTGAATTCTGGCGCCACCGCTATCGTTTATACCGACCACAGGGGCCCCATTCTGAAGGGCTAGATCCATGACCTTACAGATTTTTTTGGCGTGCATCTCCCCGAGAGAGCCTCCGAGTACGGTGAAGTCCTGGCTGAAAACGTAGACTTTACGTCCCTCGACGGTACCCCATCCAGTAACCACACCGTCTCCGGGGAAAACCGATTTTTCCATCCCGAAGTTGTGGCAACGATGCTCTACGTATTCGTCTATTTCGACAAAAGATCCCTTGTCGAGAAGCAGGTCTATTCTCTCCCTGGCGGTGAGTTTGCCCTTTTCTTTCTGCTTGGCGATAGCCTTCTCTCCGCCGCCCAGACTTACCTGTTTTCTCTTTTCCAGGAGCCCGTTACACAGCTCGTCGATTGACTTGATTGCCATTCCCTTTCCCTCCTAAACTAATTGACCGGACCGAATTTTGGTTAAAGCACCGTTCAAAACATCCTGCGCTACGCTGTAAGGATCGGTCTCCCTGTTATACAGCTCCTCTATGATTCGTCCCTCCCGTCGCTCTTCCCACGCGGACTCGGTGATCTTCGCGATACGGCGACGAACAATCTCCTCCACCTCCCACTGAAGCCTCTTTCTGAGTCGATCAGCCCCCTCCTCAGAGCTTCTCATGTGTTTTAGATGATCCTCTATAATAGACTGAAGCTCATCAAGCCCACTACCGGTGGCTGCGGAAGTCATATGAACAGGCTGAGTCCAGCCTTCTCCGGTATGGAACATCTTTATCATAAGGCGAACCTCTGCGGCAACCTTGTCGGCTCCCTCTCGATCCGCCTTGTTGATGACAAAAAGGTCAGCGATCTCCATTATACCAGCCTTCATTATCTGCATATCGTCGCCCATCCCTGGGACGAGAACCAGACACACAGTATCGGCTATCCTGACTATATCTATCTCCGACTGTCCTACCCCTACGGTCTCTATAATAACCACATCTTTACCGCAGGCGTCTAAGACTAGGGCTCCCTCGTAGGTGGTCTTGCTAAGACCACCTAGAGAGCCTCTGCTGCCCATGCTCCTTATGTAGACACCGGGATCACCGCTATGTTCCTGCATTCTGATTCTATCCGCAAGGATCGCTCCTCCACTGAAAGGACTGGATGGGTCTACAGCTATAACCCCGACGGTCTTGCCCTGTCGGCGGAGGGTCCCGATCATCTTGTTAACCAAGGAGCTCTTTCCCGATCCTGGACTTCCTGTTACCCCTATAATATGAGCTTTGCCTGTATGAGGGTATATAGATCTCATTATCTCTTCGGATCGAGATGTCTCGTTCTCTACCTCCGATATGAGCCTGGCTATGGCTCTGACATCACCGGACAGGGCTTTGTCTATCATAACGGAGTTACTCTGCTTTTCTCTTCTCTGCTACGGCGTTCTCCAGCCAGCTGACGCAGGTGCTAGTAGGAGTACCTGGACCAAAGATCGCCCCTGCTCCCATTTCGACCAGCCCGGGTATCTCTGACTCTGGGATAACCCCTCCGCCAAAGACGATGATATCTCCCGCATCCCTTGAGGCAAGCCCGTCTATTATAGCCTTAAAGTAATGGTGGTGAGCACCGGAAAGGATGCTAATCCCTATTGCGTCCACATCCTCCTGTATTGCGGTGTCCACTATCTGATCCACCGTCTGCCTGAGACCGGTATAGATTACTTCCATACCTGCGTCTCTGAGAGCTCTGGCTATGACCTTAGCCCCTCTATCGTGCCCGTCAAGACCTGGTTTTGCCACTACAACCCTTATTTTACGATCGCTCATGTAACAGTCTCCCCCCAACTGAATAGCGTCCTAAAGGACGATGTTTTCCTTGTACTCGCCGAACTCTTCCCTGAGAACCCCGCAAATCTCTCCCTCGGTGGTGTAGCACCTTACCGCATCCAGTATGGAGGGCATCAAGTTA is drawn from Dethiosulfovibrio salsuginis and contains these coding sequences:
- a CDS encoding sodium ion-translocating decarboxylase subunit beta — protein: MELYLQSLAKVFGESGFAALTWGNVVMLLVAFTFLYLAIVKNFEPLLLVPIAFGCVLVNLPLSGIMDQGGFLRYVFFGTEHEIYPVIIFMGIGALTDFAPLMANPITFLLGAAAQFGVFIALFGAMMMGFSVKEAASIAIIGGADGPTSIYLTMKMAPQILGAVAVAAYSYMSLVPLIQPPIIKMFTTKADRAIRMDGLRPVSKTEKILFPIVCTVAAGLLLPMSVPLIGILMFGNLIRECGVTERLSQAAQNEILNITTVFLGLSVGATMNAGDFLTPATIKIIGLGLVAFVASTVGGVLFGQLMKTMSGGKINPMIGAAGVSAVPMAARVVQSVSQKENPGNFLLMHAMGPNVAGVIGTAVAASVMLTLLS
- a CDS encoding biotin/lipoyl-containing protein, with product MSDKYRVTVNGTAYDVEVESLGAGEQVAAPVAAAPSAPASAPAPKPAAPAPKAAPAPAPAPAAGGGGGESVTAPMPGKVLRVIASQGTSVSAGDVIMILEAMKMENEIVAPCGGTITQMAAKEGATVNSGDVLAVIG
- a CDS encoding OadG family protein → MNGVFEGAGGAISLSFIAFSIVFMVLLGLTAIIYGIRFVVEAKLGSSAPKPSTAVTKKNPATPATQPISSSSGVSDEIVAAITGALVAKIGGGFRILSVKPQTEGSLDSWTSWGRFEGLEGLDRSPWNIGGRS
- a CDS encoding acyl-CoA carboxylase subunit beta, translating into MAIKSIDELCNGLLEKRKQVSLGGGEKAIAKQKEKGKLTARERIDLLLDKGSFVEIDEYVEHRCHNFGMEKSVFPGDGVVTGWGTVEGRKVYVFSQDFTVLGGSLGEMHAKKICKVMDLALQNGAPVVGINDSGGARIQEAVDSLNGYGEIFYKNTQASGVVPQISVIVGPTAGGAVYSPALTDYIFMVNKTGIMHITGPAVIKAVTGEEVTSEELGGAMTHNSRSGNAHFFADDETQCFNQIREVLGFLPSNNMCDAPLKKTSDSPNRAELDLRNIVPTNPNKAYDVRDVISKIVDDGKFVEVQPMWARNVVIGYASFGGQSVGIVANQANNMAGCLDIDNSDKASRFIRHCDAFNIPIVTLIDVPGYLPGKSQEWGGIIRHGAKLLYAYSEATVPLISVVLRKAYGGAYLGMCAKSLGADTVLAWPQAQIAVMGAEGAANIIFRKEIAAAEDQQAMRQKKIDEYEVAFANPYQAASRGLVDKVILPEETRQEIILALQSNRTKRKSPPRKKHGVMPH
- the meaB gene encoding methylmalonyl Co-A mutase-associated GTPase MeaB gives rise to the protein MIDKALSGDVRAIARLISEVENETSRSEEIMRSIYPHTGKAHIIGVTGSPGSGKSSLVNKMIGTLRRQGKTVGVIAVDPSSPFSGGAILADRIRMQEHSGDPGVYIRSMGSRGSLGGLSKTTYEGALVLDACGKDVVIIETVGVGQSEIDIVRIADTVCLVLVPGMGDDMQIMKAGIMEIADLFVINKADREGADKVAAEVRLMIKMFHTGEGWTQPVHMTSAATGSGLDELQSIIEDHLKHMRSSEEGADRLRKRLQWEVEEIVRRRIAKITESAWEERREGRIIEELYNRETDPYSVAQDVLNGALTKIRSGQLV
- a CDS encoding cobalamin B12-binding domain-containing protein; translated protein: MSDRKIRVVVAKPGLDGHDRGAKVIARALRDAGMEVIYTGLRQTVDQIVDTAIQEDVDAIGISILSGAHHHYFKAIIDGLASRDAGDIIVFGGGVIPESEIPGLVEMGAGAIFGPGTPTSTCVSWLENAVAEKRKAE